The following are encoded together in the Thermothelomyces thermophilus ATCC 42464 chromosome 3, complete sequence genome:
- a CDS encoding carbohydrate esterase family 1 protein (CAZy_ID 267929) translates to MKLLSQLSAALALAGGRLAVAHPVFDELMRPTAPLVRPRAALQQVTNFGSNPSNTKMFIYVPDKLAPNPPIIVAIHYCTGTAQAYYSGSPYARLADQKGFIVIYPESPYSGTCWDVSSRAALTHNGGGDSNSIANMVTYTLEKYNGDASKVFVTGSSSGAMMTNVMAAAYPELFAAGIAYSGVPAGCFYSQSGGTNAWNSSCANGQINSTPQVWAKMVFDMYPEYDGPRPKMQIYHGSADGTLRPSNYNETIKQWCGVFGFDYTRPDTTQANSPQAGYTTYTWGEQQLVGIYAQGVGHTVPIRGSDDMAFFGL, encoded by the exons ATGAAGCTCCTGAGCCAACTCTCGGCGGCACTCGCCCTCGCGGGCGGCAGGCTGGCTGTCGCGCACCCGGTCTTCGACGAGCTGATGcggccgacggcgccgcTGGTGCGCCCGCGAGCGGCCCTGCAGCAGGTGACCAACTTTGGCAGCAACCCGTCCAACACGAAGATGTTCATCTACGTGCCCGACAAGCTGGCCCCCAACCCGCCCATCATCGTGGCCATCCACTACTGCACCGGCACCGCCCAGGCCTACTACTCGGGCTCCCCCTACGCCCGCCTCGCCGACCAGAAGGGCTTCATCGTCATCTACCCGGAGTCCCCCTACAGCGGCACCTGCTGGGACGTCTCGTCGCGCGCCGCCCTGACCcacaacggcggcggcgacagcaACTCGATCGCCAACATGGTCACCTACACCCTCGAAAAGTACAACGGCGACGCCAGCAAGGTCTTTGTCACCGGCTCCTCGTCCGGCGCCATGATGACG AACGTGATGGCCGCCGCGTACCCGGAACTGTTCGCGGCAGGAATCGCCTACTCCGGCGTGCCCGCCGGCTGCTTCTACAGCCAGTCCGGAGGCACCAACGCGTGGAACAGCTCGTGCGCCAACGGGCAGATCAACTCGACGCCCCAGGTGTGGGCCAAGATGGTCTTCGACATGTACCCGGAATACGACGGCCCGCGCCCCAAGATGCAGATCTACCACGGCTCGGCCGACGGCACGCTCAGACCCAGCAACTACAACGAGACCATCAAGCAGTGGTGCGGCGTCTTCGGCTTCGACTACACCCGCCCCGACACCACCCAGGCCAACTCCCCGCAGGCCGGCTACACCACCTACACCTGGGGCGAGCAGCAGCTCGTCGGCATCTACGCCCAGGGCGTCGGACACACGGTCCCCATCCGCGGCAGCGACGACATGGCCTTCTTTGGCCTGTGA